The Vicia villosa cultivar HV-30 ecotype Madison, WI unplaced genomic scaffold, Vvil1.0 ctg.000205F_1_1, whole genome shotgun sequence genome has a segment encoding these proteins:
- the LOC131625337 gene encoding uncharacterized protein LOC131625337 produces MEILWKKDSLVVNYSFIGPGYVGINILWHGYNVNLVNIYAPCSVSLRRELWQTLIDRRTNSLNEEWCLGGDFNEVSSSEERIGEGTYHNRNGMEEFRDFIERMCVVDIPCVGGRFSWFKDNGKAMSRLDRFLILNKLIVSWGVIDQRIGRRDLSDHAPIRLFCGEIDWGPKPFKFNNVWLKHGDFKEFICNEWASLKFEGRGDFILFEKLKKLENSIITWNREVFGWIDLSVNKEVEKINAMDIMIADKYGDNIENLVKDRRGLSKRHRRNAISVLEGEEGHVEGVQEVKNEVRNHFENYFKEGDFRRAVPEGLDLAFLNEDDKMWLQRPFTEEEIKSAV; encoded by the exons ATGGAAATCCTGTGGAAGAAAGACTCTTTGGTTGTTAATTATAGCTTCATTGGTCCTGGTTATGTTGGCATAAACATCCTTTGGCATGGTTATAATGTTAATTTGGTCAATATTTACGCTCCGTGCAGTGTCAGTTTAAGGAGAGAGCTGTGGCAAACGCTTATCGATAGAAGAACAAATAGTTTGAATGAGGAATGGTGTCTAGGTGGGGACTTTAATGAAGTGTCTAGCAGTGAAGAAAGGATAGGAGAGGGGACTTATCATAACCGGAATGGGATGGAGGAGTTTCGGGATTTCATTGAAAGGATGTGTGTAGTTGACATACCTTGCGTTGGAGGTAGATTTTCTTGGTTTAAAGACAATGGTAAGGCTATGAGTCGTTTGGATAGATTTTTGATTTTGAACAAATTGATAGTTTCTTGGGGGGTGATTGACCAAAGGATTGGTAGAAGAGACTTATCGGACCACGCGCCTATTCGCTTATTTTGTGGTGAAATCGATTGGGGTCCAAAGCCTTTTAAGTTCAATAATGTTTGGCTTAAACATGGAGACTTTAAGGAATTCATTTGTAACGAATGGGCTTCTTTGAAGTTCGAGGGAAGAGGAGATTTCATATTATTTGAAAAGCTCAAAAAGCTTGAGAATAGTATTATAACTTGGAACCGCGAGGTTTTTGGATGGATCGACCTAAGTGTTAAtaaagaagtggagaaaatcaaTGCAATGGATATCATGATAGCGGATAAGTATGGTGATAACATTGAGAACTTGGTGAAAGATAGAAGAGGGCTCTCTA AGAGACATCGTAGGAATGCTATTTCGGTGTTGGAGGGTGAGGAGGGTCACGTTGAAGGTGTTCAAGAGGTGAAGAATGAAGTTAGAAACCATTTCGAGAATTATTTCAAGGAAGGGGATTTCCGTAGGGCTGTCCCGGAAGGCTTGGACCTCGCTTTTTTGAATGAAGACGACAAAATGTGGTTGCAAAGACCTTTTACGGAGGAGGAAATTAAGAGTGCGGTTTAG